ATGCGTTCCGGGGAGGGTTGCCAGAGGATTTCGGACATCAGCCAGGTCTCTTGTTCTTATGCACGTCTTCCAAACAACAGCGTTCCACTGTGTTTGATCTATTGGGCCAGCCAGCCCCCATCGATATTCCATGCCGCACCACGCACCTGGGCGCCGGCCTCGCTGCACAAGAACAGCACCAGCTCGCCCAGTTGCGACGGGGTCACGAACTCCAGCGACGGCTGTTTCTCCGCCAGCAGATCATGCTGCGCCTGCTGCGGGTCCACGCCTTGGGCAATGCGGTCGTCGATCTGCTTTTGCACCAGCGGCGTCAACACCCAGCCGGGGCAGATCGCGTTGCAGGTTACGTTGCTGGGGGCGGTCTCCAGGCCCACCACTTTGGTCAGGCCGATCACGCCGTGCTTGGCCGCCACATAAGCGGCCTTGCCCACCGAACCGACCTGGCCGTGCACCGAGGCAATATTGACGATACGCCCCCAGCCCTTGGCCTTCATGCCCGGCAGGCCCAAGCGTGTGCTGTGGAACACCGACGACAGGTTGATCGCGATGATCGCGTCCCAGCGCTCGGCCGGGAAGTCTTCGACCGCCGCCACATGCTGGATGCCGGCGTTGTTCACCAGAATGTCCACGCCGCCGAACTCACGCTCGGCGTAGGCGAACATGTCGGCGATCTGCGCCGGATCGCTGACGTCCGCCGGATGGTGGCCGACCTGGCCGCCATAGGCTTGCACCTGGGCGATTACCGCGCTGGCATCGCCAAAGCCATTGAGGATCAGGTTGGCGCCGGCCTTGGCCAGGCTCAGCGCGATACCCAGGCCGATGCCGCTGGTGGAGCCGGTAACCAGGGCGGTCTTGCCATTCAATGTCGTCATGTACACCTCATACAATGCCAGTGGCATAGAAAGTACCGATCACCACGAACACCGCAAGGGTCTTGATAATCGTGATGCCGAAAATATCCTTGTAGGCTTCGCGGTGGGTCAGGCCGGTGACCGCCAGCAGGGTGATCACCGCGCCGTTGTGGGGCAGGGTGTCCATGCCGCCACTGGCCATGGCCGCGACCCGGTGCAGCACTTCAAGGGGGATATTGGCCGCGTGGGCCGCCGCGATAAAACTCTCGGACATCGCCGCCAGGGCGATGCTCATGCCGCCCGAGGCGGAACCGGTGATACCGGCCAGCAACGTCACAGTGATCGCCTCGTTGACCAACGGGTTGGGGATGCCCTTAAGCCAGTCCGCCAGCACCAGAAAGCCCGGCAACGAAGCGATGACCGCACCGAAGCCGTATTCCGACGCGGTGTTCATCGCCGCCAGCAACGCACCGCTGACCGCGCTCTTGCTGCCTTCGGCGAGTTTGCTCTTGATGGCCGAGAAGCCGAACACCAGCACCACGATAATCCCCACCAGCAGCGCCGCCTGCACCGCCCAGATCGCCGTGAGCTTGGCAATCTCGGTGGTCACCGGCGCGCTCATGCCAGGCAGGCTGAGGCTGTGGGTCTTGCCGTACCACTGCGGAATCCAGTGGGTGAACAGCAGGTTCATCACGCCTACCAGGATCAGCGGCGACAGCGCGATCCACGGGTTGGGCAGCGCCAGGTTCTCAGCGGTTTCCGGCTCGTTGCGCAGGTCGGTGCCGTAGCCTTCCCCGGCGCGCTGGGCCTTGTTGCGTTGGCGTGCCAGGTAGAGCATGCCGGCGCAGAACACGAAGATCGTGCCGATCAGCCCCAGCCACGGCGCCGCCCAGGCGGTGGTGTTGAAGAACGTGCTGGGGATGATGTTCTGGATCTGCGGCGTGCCGGGCAGGGCGTCCATGGTGAAGGAAAACGCACCCAGGGCGATGGTCGCCGGGATCAGGCGCTTGGGGATATTGCTCTGGCGGAACATCTCCGCCGCGAACGGGTACACCGCGAATACCACCACAAACAGCGACACGCCGCCGTAGGTGAGCAGGGCGCAGACCAGCACGATCACCAGCATCGCCTGGCGCGTGCCGAGCAAACGGATCGCCGCCGCCACGATCGAACGCGAGAAGCCCGACAACTCAATCAACTTGCCGAATACCGCACCGAGCAGGAACACGGGGAAATACAGTTTGATAAAGCCGACCATTTTTTCCATAAACACCCCGGTAAAGGCAGGGGCGACGGCGGAAGGGTCGGTCAGCAGCACCGCGCCAAGTGCGGCGATGGGGGCGAACAGGATAACGCTATAGCCACGGTAGGCAGCCAGCATCAGCAACGCGAGGGCTGCCAGGGCAATGATCACACTCATGGTGTGTCTCCAGATGGGATTGTTATTTTTGTGGGTGACGCTGTGGGAAGGGCTATAGCGAGATGTGTGCCAAGTGGTTAATTGCTTGAAATATATGGATATTTTTCAACAGGTTTTAAGCCGTGTCTCAATTTCAAGACAAGCACGGATCAAATGTGGGAGGGGGCTTGCCCCCGATAGTGGGTCTATCAGCCAGGAAAATAGCGGCTGACCCAATGCCATGGGGGCAAGCCCCCTCCCACCAAGTCTGTCTATTTATTGAGATGCTTGTCTCTATTTAGAGATTGCGTAATGTCCAGGGCCACCATCTTCTTGTACAACGTCGATCGCCCCAGCCCCAACCGCTTAGCCGCCTCCACCACATTGCCTTCACACCCTTTGAGCGCCGCCACAATCACCTGCCGGTCAAACCGCTCTCGCGCCGCGTTGTAGCTTTCGCCTTCTACCGCCGCCACGGCATTGCTACGCGCCACCGGACTGAAGGTGCCGATCGCCGCGCGGACTTCCTCGGCGTTCAATACCAGGTCATCGCTCAACAGCGCCGCGCGCTCCAGCACATTGCGCAACTCGCGGATATTCCCCGGCCAGGCATGCTGGGCCAGCAGGGCCAGGGCCTCGCGGTCCAGTTCGTGGTGGCTGCGCAGTTCTTCGAGGATCGCCTCGCTGAGCGCCGGAATATCTTCCAGGCGTTCGCGCAGGGGCGGCACCTGGATGGGCAGCACGTTCAGGCGGTAGTACAGGTCTGCGCGAAACTGGCCGCGCTTGATTGCCGCTTCAAGGTCCATCGATGTGGCCGCGATCACCCGCACATCACTGTGCAGCATCTCGTTGGAGCCGACCGGTTCGAATTCCTTTTCCTGCAACACCCGCAGCAGTTTGCTTTGCAGCGGCAGCGGCATATCGCCGATTTCATCCAGAAACAACGTACCGCCCTCGGCGATCTGGAACTTGCCGGAGCGACCCTTGCGGTCCGCCCCGGTAAACGCGCCAGGTGCCGTGCCGAAAAATTCGGCTTCCAGCAGGTCATGGGGGATCGCCGCGCTGTTGATGCTCACGAACGCCTTGTGCGCCCGCGACGACGCACCATGAATGGCCTGGGCCAGCAGCTCCTTGCCGGTGCCGGTTTCCCCCAGCAGCAATACGGGCGACTCGGCCTTTGCACTGCGCCGCGCCCGGCGTTTGACCTCCAGGCTCGCGGCACTGGTGCCGATAAAATGCGCGAAGGTGTACTTGCTCTGGCGTGAGCGCAGCAACGAGCGGGTGGAGGCCAGTTCCTGCTGCATGCTCAGGTAGCGCTCGATCAGGGGCGACAAGTTGCGCAGCTCATCGAACAGCGCGAAGCCGATGGCGCCGATCACCGCGCCGGCATCGTTGTGAATCGGCAGGCGCATCACCACCAGCGGGCCTTTGGGCGTGTCCTGGATATCCAGCAGGATCGGCCGGTCGGTGCGCACCACCTGGCGCAGCAAACTGTTTGAGATCACTTGTTCGCACGGTTGGCCGATGGCCTCTTCGGCGCTCTTGAGACCGAAGCGCCTGGCGTAGCGCTCGTTCATCCACACGATGTTGGCATCACGGTCGACAATCACCGTGCCTTCGCTGGACTGCTCGATGATCTCGAACAGCGACTGGATCGCCAGCCCGCGTACCTGTTGGTAATCGGTGAGGTTATCGGTGAGGTTCATGCCCATGCCGCCAGCAAAAGGGTGAGTGGAATCCCATAACGTCCTACAGCGGGATATGCGCCGCTGCCATCAGTTCCTTGGTGTAGGGGTGCTGCGGTGACTCGAATAGGTCATGGCTGGCGCCGCGCTCCACCACCTGGCCGTCCTTGATCACGATCATGTCGTGGGCCATGGCCCGCACCACGGCCAGGTCATGGCTGATAAACAGGTACGTCAGGCCGTATTTTTCCTGCAGTTCACGCAGCAGCGCCACGACTTGTTTCTGCACGGTGCGGTCCAGAGCGGAGGTGGGTTCGTCCAGCAGCATCAGCGCCGGCTTGAGCACCAGTGCGCGGGCGATAGCGATGCGCTGGCGCTGGCCGCCGGAAAACTCGTGGGGGTAGCGATGCCGGCTGGCAGGGTCCAGGCCCACATCCTTGAGCACCTGGATGACCTGCGCTTCGCGCTCGGCCAGGCTGCAAGGGGCATGCACTTCGAGACCTTCGCTGATGATCTGCTGCACTGACATGCGCGGGCTGAGGCTGCCGTAAGGGTCCTGGAACACCACCTGCATCTGCTTGCGCCACGGGCGCATCTGTTGATGGCTGAGGGCTTCTAGGGCGTGGCCCTGGAAGCATATGCCGCCGTGTGAGTCCAGCAGGCGCAGGATCGCCTGGCCGAGGGTTGATTTGCCCGAGCCGGATTCACCGACGATGCCCAGGGTCTTGCCACGTTGCACGCTGAGGCTGATGCCGTCTACCGCGCGCAGGTAGGTTTTGCGCCGAAACAGCCCGCCGCCGAGGCGGAACTGCACGCTCAGGTCATCCACTTGCAACACCGTCTCGCGCTCCTCGCTGCACAGGGCGTCGCCCGCCGGTTCGGCATCCAGCAGCAGGCGGCTGTAAGGGTGCTGCGGCGCGCTGAACAGCGCCTGGCATTCGGCCTGCTCGACGATCTCGCCGGCGTGCATCACGCACACCCGTTGGGCGATGCTGCGCACCAGGTTGAGGTCATGGCTGATCAACAGCAGCGACATGCCCAGGCGTTGCTGCAGGGATTTGAGCAGCAGCAGAATCTTGCGCTGCACGGTCACATCCAGCGCGGTGGTCGGTTCATCGGCTATCAGCAGCTCCGGCTCGCATGCCAGGGCCATCGCAATCATCACCCGCTGACGCTGGCCGCCGGACAACTGATGGGGATAGGCCTTAAGGCGTTCCCTGGGCTTCTGGATACCGACCAGCTCAAGCAATTCCAGGATGCGCGCCTGCGCCGCCCTGCCGCCCAGGCCCTTGTGCAGCAACAGGGTTTCACCGATCTGTTTTTCGATGCTGTGCAGCGGGTTGAGGGAGGTCATCGGCTCCTGGAAAATCATGGCGATGCGGTTGCCGCGCAGTTTCTGCAAGGTCGTCGCAGGCGCTCCCACCAGTTCCTTGCCGCGATATTTCACCGAGCCGGTGGTGGCGCTGCCGGCTTCAGGCAACAGTTGCAGAATCGAATGGGCGGTCACTGACTTGCCCGAGCCCGATTCGCCCACCAGCGCCAGGCACTCGCCGGGGCGCACCTCCAGGCTCAAGTTGCGTACCACGGCCTGGCCGTTGAAGGCGACGCAGAGGTCGCGGATCTCGATCAGGTTCATTTGCAATCACTCATGAGCGTGGGTCGAAGGCGTCACGCAGCGCCTCGCCGATAAAAACCAGCAGCGACAGGATCAGCGCCAGGGTGAAAAACGCCGTCAGGCCCAGCCACGGCGCCTGCAGGTTCTGTTTACCCTGGGCGATCAGCTCACCCAGCGACGCGCTGCCCGCCGGCATGCCGAAGCCGAGGAAGTCCAGGGCGCTCAACGTGGAAATGGCACCGGTCAAAATAAATGGCAGGTAGCTCAAGGTCGCAGTCATTGCATTGGGCAGGATATGCCGACCAATGATCTTGGCATCGCCCAGGCCCAGGGCCCGCGCCGCTTTGACGTATTCAAGGTTGCGCCCGCGCAGGAATTCGGCGCGCACCACGTCCACCAGCGCGAGCCAGGAAAACAGCGCCATGATCCCCAGCAGCCACCAGAAATTCGGCTCGACGAAACCCGACAGGATGATCAGCAGGTACAGCACCGGCAGGCCGGACCACACCTCAAGTACACGCTGCCCGATCAAATCCACCCAGCCGCCGTAGTATCCCTGCAGCGCGCCGG
The sequence above is drawn from the Pseudomonas quebecensis genome and encodes:
- a CDS encoding 3-hydroxybutyrate dehydrogenase, with amino-acid sequence MTTLNGKTALVTGSTSGIGLGIALSLAKAGANLILNGFGDASAVIAQVQAYGGQVGHHPADVSDPAQIADMFAYAEREFGGVDILVNNAGIQHVAAVEDFPAERWDAIIAINLSSVFHSTRLGLPGMKAKGWGRIVNIASVHGQVGSVGKAAYVAAKHGVIGLTKVVGLETAPSNVTCNAICPGWVLTPLVQKQIDDRIAQGVDPQQAQHDLLAEKQPSLEFVTPSQLGELVLFLCSEAGAQVRGAAWNIDGGWLAQ
- a CDS encoding GntP family permease, yielding MSVIIALAALALLMLAAYRGYSVILFAPIAALGAVLLTDPSAVAPAFTGVFMEKMVGFIKLYFPVFLLGAVFGKLIELSGFSRSIVAAAIRLLGTRQAMLVIVLVCALLTYGGVSLFVVVFAVYPFAAEMFRQSNIPKRLIPATIALGAFSFTMDALPGTPQIQNIIPSTFFNTTAWAAPWLGLIGTIFVFCAGMLYLARQRNKAQRAGEGYGTDLRNEPETAENLALPNPWIALSPLILVGVMNLLFTHWIPQWYGKTHSLSLPGMSAPVTTEIAKLTAIWAVQAALLVGIIVVLVFGFSAIKSKLAEGSKSAVSGALLAAMNTASEYGFGAVIASLPGFLVLADWLKGIPNPLVNEAITVTLLAGITGSASGGMSIALAAMSESFIAAAHAANIPLEVLHRVAAMASGGMDTLPHNGAVITLLAVTGLTHREAYKDIFGITIIKTLAVFVVIGTFYATGIV
- a CDS encoding sigma-54 interaction domain-containing protein; the protein is MNLTDNLTDYQQVRGLAIQSLFEIIEQSSEGTVIVDRDANIVWMNERYARRFGLKSAEEAIGQPCEQVISNSLLRQVVRTDRPILLDIQDTPKGPLVVMRLPIHNDAGAVIGAIGFALFDELRNLSPLIERYLSMQQELASTRSLLRSRQSKYTFAHFIGTSAASLEVKRRARRSAKAESPVLLLGETGTGKELLAQAIHGASSRAHKAFVSINSAAIPHDLLEAEFFGTAPGAFTGADRKGRSGKFQIAEGGTLFLDEIGDMPLPLQSKLLRVLQEKEFEPVGSNEMLHSDVRVIAATSMDLEAAIKRGQFRADLYYRLNVLPIQVPPLRERLEDIPALSEAILEELRSHHELDREALALLAQHAWPGNIRELRNVLERAALLSDDLVLNAEEVRAAIGTFSPVARSNAVAAVEGESYNAARERFDRQVIVAALKGCEGNVVEAAKRLGLGRSTLYKKMVALDITQSLNRDKHLNK
- a CDS encoding ABC transporter ATP-binding protein — protein: MNLIEIRDLCVAFNGQAVVRNLSLEVRPGECLALVGESGSGKSVTAHSILQLLPEAGSATTGSVKYRGKELVGAPATTLQKLRGNRIAMIFQEPMTSLNPLHSIEKQIGETLLLHKGLGGRAAQARILELLELVGIQKPRERLKAYPHQLSGGQRQRVMIAMALACEPELLIADEPTTALDVTVQRKILLLLKSLQQRLGMSLLLISHDLNLVRSIAQRVCVMHAGEIVEQAECQALFSAPQHPYSRLLLDAEPAGDALCSEERETVLQVDDLSVQFRLGGGLFRRKTYLRAVDGISLSVQRGKTLGIVGESGSGKSTLGQAILRLLDSHGGICFQGHALEALSHQQMRPWRKQMQVVFQDPYGSLSPRMSVQQIISEGLEVHAPCSLAEREAQVIQVLKDVGLDPASRHRYPHEFSGGQRQRIAIARALVLKPALMLLDEPTSALDRTVQKQVVALLRELQEKYGLTYLFISHDLAVVRAMAHDMIVIKDGQVVERGASHDLFESPQHPYTKELMAAAHIPL
- a CDS encoding ABC transporter permease, which gives rise to MLNLSPVARRRFERFKKNRRGWWSLWLFIGLFILTLGGELIANDKPWVVSYKHELYFPVFKRYTEQQFGGQLPFQADYRSDYVQKLIKQDGGWMLFPPIPFSDDTPNYELTRPAPSPPSAVNWLGTDDQSRDVLARVIFGARVSILFALALTAISAAIGIAAGALQGYYGGWVDLIGQRVLEVWSGLPVLYLLIILSGFVEPNFWWLLGIMALFSWLALVDVVRAEFLRGRNLEYVKAARALGLGDAKIIGRHILPNAMTATLSYLPFILTGAISTLSALDFLGFGMPAGSASLGELIAQGKQNLQAPWLGLTAFFTLALILSLLVFIGEALRDAFDPRS